Proteins encoded in a region of the Mycolicibacterium chitae genome:
- a CDS encoding SDR family NAD(P)-dependent oxidoreductase produces MATGRLDGKVALVSGSGRGIGRAVAEKLAAEGARVVVNDLDAEPAKEVVAAIEAAGGQATACVGSVTAADFAERFVATAVDTYGGLDIIVNNAGYTWDNVIQKMTDQQWDDIIDVHLTAPFRILRAAQPVISGLAKKEKAENGQASRRSIVNTSSTSGLLGNPGQVNYSTAKAGLIGMTKTLAKEWGRYNVTVNAIAYGVINTRLTELTTEAKTIDVEGREIKVGVNPDVYEAVTTQIALGRGGSVEEAAGAVYLLCAPESSYITAQTLVCSGGA; encoded by the coding sequence GTGGCCACAGGACGACTGGATGGAAAGGTCGCGCTGGTTTCCGGATCGGGGCGCGGGATCGGGCGCGCCGTTGCCGAGAAGCTCGCCGCCGAGGGCGCGCGGGTCGTGGTCAACGACCTCGACGCCGAACCGGCCAAGGAAGTTGTCGCCGCGATCGAGGCCGCCGGCGGGCAGGCGACCGCCTGCGTCGGCAGCGTCACCGCCGCCGACTTCGCCGAGCGTTTCGTCGCCACGGCGGTCGACACCTACGGCGGCCTGGACATCATCGTCAACAACGCCGGCTACACCTGGGACAACGTCATCCAGAAGATGACCGACCAGCAGTGGGACGACATCATCGACGTCCACCTGACCGCCCCGTTCCGCATCCTGCGTGCCGCGCAGCCGGTCATCTCCGGCTTGGCGAAGAAGGAGAAGGCCGAGAACGGACAGGCCTCGCGGCGCTCCATCGTCAACACCTCGTCGACGTCAGGCCTGCTGGGCAACCCGGGCCAGGTCAACTACTCCACCGCCAAGGCCGGCCTGATCGGCATGACCAAGACGCTGGCCAAGGAGTGGGGCCGGTACAACGTCACGGTCAACGCCATCGCCTACGGCGTGATCAACACCCGGCTCACCGAACTCACCACCGAGGCGAAGACCATCGACGTGGAAGGCCGGGAGATCAAGGTCGGCGTCAACCCGGACGTGTATGAGGCGGTGACCACGCAGATCGCGCTCGGTCGCGGCGGCAGCGTCGAGGAGGCCGCCGGCGCGGTGTACCTGCTGTGCGCCCCGGAGTCGAGCTACATCACCGCGCAGACGCTGGTGTGCAGCGGCGGGGCCTGA
- a CDS encoding SDR family NAD(P)-dependent oxidoreductase, whose product MSGLQGRVAIVTGSSRGVGRAIALRLAADGAAVAINYRREAAAADEVVAEIVAAGGKAKAYGAAINDEAAVDAMVEAVRTDLGPVDIVVSNAGTASKGQSVGDTPAADFLSLLQVHTLGPIHLLQKVLPDMRAAGRGDVVMVSSSTVADAPALSAPYTMAKAAMEMCVRTIAQEERANGIRANIVAPGLVETEMGRRLVKAATGGGTMDDIAASYPFGRVCTPEDVAGTVAYLVSADASYVTAQRITVDGGGRSVQVV is encoded by the coding sequence ATGTCAGGGTTGCAGGGCCGGGTGGCGATCGTCACCGGCAGTTCGCGCGGCGTGGGTCGCGCGATCGCGCTGCGGTTGGCCGCCGACGGCGCGGCGGTCGCGATCAACTACCGGCGTGAGGCCGCCGCGGCCGATGAGGTCGTCGCCGAGATCGTCGCGGCCGGAGGCAAAGCCAAGGCCTACGGCGCGGCCATCAACGACGAGGCCGCCGTGGACGCGATGGTCGAGGCCGTGCGCACCGATCTCGGCCCGGTGGACATCGTGGTCAGCAACGCGGGCACCGCGAGCAAGGGGCAGTCCGTCGGTGACACCCCGGCCGCGGACTTCCTGTCGTTGCTGCAGGTGCACACGCTGGGCCCGATCCACCTGCTGCAGAAGGTGCTGCCCGATATGCGGGCGGCCGGGCGCGGCGACGTCGTGATGGTCTCGAGCAGCACGGTCGCCGACGCGCCCGCGCTGTCCGCGCCCTACACCATGGCCAAGGCCGCCATGGAGATGTGCGTCCGGACCATCGCGCAGGAGGAGCGCGCCAACGGTATCCGGGCCAACATCGTGGCGCCGGGCCTGGTGGAGACGGAGATGGGTCGACGCCTCGTGAAGGCGGCGACCGGCGGCGGGACGATGGACGACATCGCCGCTTCGTACCCGTTCGGTCGGGTCTGCACCCCCGAGGATGTCGCCGGGACGGTGGCCTACCTGGTCTCCGCCGACGCGTCGTACGTGACCGCCCAGCGCATCACGGTCGACGGCGGCGGCCGGTCGGTCCAAGTGGTCTAG
- a CDS encoding AMP-binding protein, with product MYPGPKAQEYPDRPAVIMAGSRETLTYRQLDERANQVANYFRSLGLQRTDPIALLMENHLDMIVAMSAAERCGLYYTPVNSFLSVEEVAYIVDDCGAQLLLTTAAKLEVAQGLPSRCPKVRHWLVADVADPPAPFAGLAAVIEEFPTTPGDDERLGTPMFYSSGTTGRPKAVKRHLPDVSPQEQLGIEEMGKRLFRMREGMTFLSTAPLYHSGPQSSISIGMRLGATHIVMDRFDTEQFLALIDEFKVTHTMVVPTMFSRVLKLPKDVRDKYDYSSLEAVVHGAAPCPRQVKQEMLDWWGPVIYEYYGGTEANGTCGCTPEEWLANPGTVGKAFFGEIVIRDDDGNELPPGQPGTIWFRGGNSSFEYLNDPEKTAEAQDSSGTMSKIGDIGYLNEEGYLFLTDRQAFVIISGGVNIYPQEIENLLITHPEVMDAAVFGVPDEDFGEAVKAVIQPLDPDGGTPELAQRLREFCLEHLARFKCPKSFDFIDEMPRLPTGKLYKRQLRDQYWKDMASA from the coding sequence ATGTATCCCGGGCCCAAGGCACAGGAGTATCCCGACCGTCCCGCGGTGATCATGGCGGGCAGCCGTGAAACCCTGACCTATCGGCAGCTCGACGAGCGTGCCAACCAGGTGGCGAACTACTTCCGCTCGCTGGGGCTGCAGCGCACCGACCCGATCGCGCTGCTGATGGAAAATCACCTCGACATGATCGTGGCGATGTCGGCGGCCGAGCGGTGCGGGCTGTACTACACGCCGGTCAACTCGTTCCTGTCGGTCGAGGAAGTCGCCTACATCGTCGACGACTGCGGCGCCCAGCTGCTGCTGACGACCGCCGCCAAACTCGAAGTGGCGCAGGGTCTGCCGAGTCGCTGCCCGAAGGTCCGGCACTGGCTGGTGGCCGATGTGGCCGACCCGCCGGCACCGTTCGCCGGCCTGGCGGCCGTCATCGAGGAGTTCCCGACGACACCGGGTGACGATGAACGGTTGGGCACCCCGATGTTCTATTCGTCGGGCACCACCGGTCGACCCAAGGCCGTCAAGCGTCACCTGCCGGATGTCTCGCCGCAGGAGCAGTTGGGCATCGAGGAGATGGGCAAGCGCCTCTTCCGGATGCGCGAGGGTATGACGTTCCTGTCGACGGCGCCGCTGTATCACTCGGGCCCGCAATCCAGCATCTCGATCGGTATGCGCCTGGGTGCCACCCACATCGTGATGGACCGCTTCGACACCGAGCAGTTCCTCGCCCTGATCGACGAGTTCAAGGTCACCCACACCATGGTGGTCCCCACCATGTTCTCGCGAGTACTCAAGCTGCCCAAGGACGTTCGGGACAAGTACGACTACTCGTCGCTGGAGGCCGTGGTGCACGGCGCTGCGCCGTGCCCGCGCCAGGTCAAGCAGGAGATGCTCGACTGGTGGGGCCCGGTCATCTACGAGTACTACGGCGGCACCGAGGCCAACGGCACCTGCGGTTGCACGCCCGAGGAATGGTTGGCCAATCCGGGCACCGTCGGCAAGGCCTTCTTCGGCGAGATCGTCATCCGCGACGACGACGGCAACGAACTGCCGCCGGGCCAGCCCGGCACCATCTGGTTCCGCGGCGGCAACAGCTCGTTCGAGTACCTCAACGACCCCGAGAAGACCGCCGAGGCACAGGATTCCAGCGGCACCATGTCGAAGATCGGCGATATCGGCTACCTCAATGAGGAGGGGTACCTGTTCCTCACCGACCGGCAGGCCTTCGTCATCATCTCCGGCGGGGTGAACATCTACCCGCAGGAGATCGAGAACCTGCTCATCACCCATCCCGAGGTGATGGACGCCGCGGTGTTCGGCGTTCCCGACGAGGACTTCGGCGAGGCGGTCAAGGCCGTCATCCAACCGCTGGACCCCGACGGCGGGACACCCGAACTCGCCCAGCGCCTCCGCGAGTTCTGCCTGGAGCACCTGGCCCGATTCAAGTGCCCCAAGTCGTTCGACTTCATCGACGAGATGCCGCGGCTGCCGACCGGCAAGCTGTACAAGCGCCAACTGCGTGACCAGTACTGGAAGGACATGGCGAGTGCGTAG
- a CDS encoding DoxX family protein — MSLLLGMTTLCIVANAGVAIADYARADFVVKNSAEVGVAPAAVPYLASLKLAGALGLAVGLIAVPWLGLAAAIGLVLFFVGAVAVHVRARVFYNIAFPVFYLLLAVAAAAYFAVGA; from the coding sequence ATGAGCCTGTTGTTGGGCATGACAACGCTGTGCATCGTCGCCAATGCCGGCGTCGCGATCGCCGACTACGCGCGCGCCGACTTCGTGGTGAAGAACTCCGCCGAAGTGGGCGTAGCGCCGGCCGCGGTGCCGTATCTGGCGAGTCTGAAACTGGCCGGGGCGCTGGGCCTGGCCGTCGGGTTGATCGCGGTGCCGTGGTTGGGGCTGGCCGCCGCCATCGGCTTGGTCCTGTTCTTCGTGGGGGCGGTGGCGGTGCACGTCCGGGCCCGGGTGTTCTACAACATCGCCTTCCCGGTGTTCTACCTCTTGCTCGCGGTTGCCGCCGCGGCGTACTTCGCGGTCGGGGCCTGA
- a CDS encoding acyl-CoA dehydrogenase, giving the protein MGHYKSNLRDVEFNLFELFDRAPLFGAAPFEEVDLDTAKFILREVDRLAREGLAESFEEADRHPPVYDPSTKTVTVTPEFAATYKTWLDAEWWRLRVLPELGGTNAPNSLNWALAEFVMGANPALWTYVGIPTAARVVYRHGTERDKKIAQIAVDNHWGATMLLTEPDAGSDVGAARTRAVPNEDGTWNIHGVKRFITAGEHDLADNILHLVLARPVGVDGVGGPGTKGLSLFLVPKYNFDVETGELTGEHNGIYATNVEKKMGMNVSTTCEMSIGEDAPARGWLLGEKHDGIAQMFEVIEDARMMVGCKALATLSTGYLNALEYAKQRIQGADLAQAADKAAPRVAITRHPDVRRSLLSQKAYSEGLRSLVLYTAVWQDEIALQAAAGADTSLAEAVNDLLLPIVKGYGSERSWVQLGTESLQVFGGSGYLQEYPIEQYVRDAKIDTVYEGTTAIQAQDLFFRKIVRDRSRALTHLLDEIKGFVAAGDPAELAAESSLLGRAVADLEAIVEKMIGDVAAGDAAHSYRVGLNATRLLYALGDVVVGWLLLRGAQIAARALASGASESDALFYQGKIAAARFFAREVLPLVAAQREAALGVEDFVMELDEAAF; this is encoded by the coding sequence ATGGGTCACTACAAGAGCAATCTGCGCGACGTGGAGTTCAACCTCTTCGAACTGTTCGACCGCGCCCCGCTGTTCGGGGCGGCCCCCTTCGAGGAGGTCGACCTCGACACCGCGAAGTTCATCCTGCGCGAGGTGGACCGGTTGGCGCGCGAAGGCCTCGCCGAGTCCTTCGAAGAGGCCGACCGGCACCCGCCCGTCTACGACCCGTCGACCAAGACCGTCACCGTCACCCCCGAATTCGCCGCGACCTACAAGACCTGGCTGGACGCCGAATGGTGGCGGCTGCGCGTGCTGCCCGAACTCGGCGGGACCAATGCGCCGAACTCGTTGAACTGGGCGCTGGCCGAGTTCGTGATGGGTGCCAATCCCGCGCTGTGGACCTACGTCGGCATCCCGACGGCCGCGCGCGTGGTGTACCGCCACGGCACCGAGCGGGACAAGAAGATCGCCCAGATCGCCGTCGACAACCACTGGGGCGCAACCATGTTGCTCACCGAGCCCGACGCCGGCTCCGATGTGGGGGCCGCGCGCACCCGGGCCGTCCCGAACGAGGACGGCACCTGGAACATCCACGGCGTCAAGCGCTTCATCACCGCGGGCGAACACGACCTGGCCGACAACATCCTGCACCTCGTGCTGGCCCGGCCGGTCGGGGTCGACGGCGTGGGCGGGCCCGGGACCAAGGGGCTGAGCCTGTTCCTGGTGCCGAAGTACAACTTCGATGTGGAGACCGGTGAACTCACCGGCGAGCACAACGGGATCTACGCCACGAACGTCGAGAAGAAGATGGGCATGAACGTGTCCACCACCTGCGAGATGTCGATCGGTGAGGACGCCCCGGCGCGCGGCTGGCTGCTCGGCGAGAAGCACGACGGCATTGCCCAGATGTTCGAGGTCATCGAAGACGCGCGAATGATGGTGGGCTGCAAGGCCTTGGCCACCCTGTCCACTGGCTACCTCAACGCGCTGGAATACGCCAAGCAGCGGATCCAGGGCGCGGACTTGGCCCAGGCCGCCGACAAGGCGGCACCGCGGGTGGCGATCACCCGACACCCCGACGTGCGCCGTTCGCTGCTGTCGCAGAAGGCCTACAGCGAGGGCCTGCGGTCACTGGTGCTCTACACCGCGGTGTGGCAGGACGAGATCGCGCTGCAGGCCGCCGCCGGCGCTGACACCAGCCTGGCCGAGGCCGTCAACGACCTGTTGTTGCCGATCGTCAAGGGCTACGGCTCGGAGCGGTCCTGGGTGCAATTGGGCACCGAGTCGCTGCAGGTCTTCGGCGGCTCCGGCTACCTGCAGGAGTACCCCATCGAGCAGTACGTCCGCGACGCCAAGATCGACACCGTGTACGAGGGCACGACCGCGATCCAGGCCCAGGACCTGTTCTTCCGCAAGATCGTTCGTGACCGCTCCCGGGCGCTGACGCATCTGCTGGACGAGATCAAGGGCTTCGTGGCCGCGGGGGACCCCGCCGAACTCGCCGCCGAGTCTTCGCTGTTGGGGCGGGCCGTCGCCGACTTGGAGGCCATCGTCGAGAAGATGATCGGCGACGTCGCGGCCGGCGATGCCGCGCACAGCTACCGGGTGGGCCTGAACGCCACACGCCTGCTGTACGCCCTCGGTGATGTGGTGGTCGGCTGGCTGCTGCTGCGGGGCGCCCAGATCGCCGCCCGCGCTTTGGCTTCCGGTGCGAGCGAGTCGGACGCGTTGTTCTACCAGGGCAAGATTGCCGCGGCGCGGTTCTTCGCCCGCGAGGTGCTGCCCCTGGTGGCGGCCCAGCGCGAGGCCGCGCTGGGCGTGGAGGACTTCGTGATGGAGTTGGACGAAGCGGCCTTCTGA
- a CDS encoding DUF7065 domain-containing protein produces MTNSAPFTACQYGADAELTHDPAGISNYNESVYVNFVDPLGEVSALMRIGNRPTMGYSEATVQLTLPGGRIALRAGREPNETNDRWATQGLEIAVKEPTRTLEVNYRNTVALIDTPSLLAERGRQALKNAPSLECEIALTFEASVPLFTIAEDGDCTPGSSQIATDHYEQFGHVSGTVRVGSTTWTVDKATSFRDHSWGPREWASYNGEWLAAWLADGTAITAYGEIEPTGERASGGVVVTPDGVFHPIREYTVYTDYAGEATYSGRNTAVITADGLPTLVLDGSINHFVPVTQRTADRAARMGQMSVRYAGGQGGWGIAEFLRPLTPPAR; encoded by the coding sequence ATGACCAACTCAGCACCATTCACCGCATGTCAGTACGGCGCCGACGCCGAGTTGACCCACGATCCGGCCGGTATCTCCAACTACAACGAGAGTGTCTACGTCAACTTCGTCGACCCGCTCGGCGAAGTCAGCGCCCTGATGCGCATCGGCAACCGGCCCACCATGGGCTACTCCGAGGCGACCGTGCAGCTGACGCTGCCGGGTGGCCGGATCGCCCTGCGGGCCGGGCGCGAACCCAACGAGACCAACGACCGGTGGGCGACCCAGGGCCTCGAGATCGCGGTCAAGGAGCCGACCCGGACCCTCGAGGTCAACTACCGCAACACCGTTGCGCTCATCGACACCCCGTCGCTGCTGGCCGAGCGCGGCCGGCAGGCGCTGAAGAACGCGCCGTCGCTGGAGTGCGAGATCGCGCTCACCTTCGAGGCCTCGGTCCCGTTGTTCACCATCGCCGAGGACGGCGACTGCACGCCGGGCAGCTCCCAGATCGCCACCGACCACTACGAGCAGTTCGGGCACGTCAGCGGGACGGTCCGGGTCGGATCGACCACCTGGACGGTCGACAAGGCCACCTCTTTCCGCGACCACTCGTGGGGGCCGCGGGAGTGGGCGTCCTACAACGGTGAATGGCTGGCGGCCTGGTTGGCCGATGGCACCGCGATCACTGCCTACGGGGAAATCGAGCCGACCGGCGAACGTGCCTCGGGCGGCGTGGTGGTCACCCCGGACGGCGTCTTCCACCCGATCCGTGAGTACACCGTATACACCGACTACGCCGGTGAGGCAACGTATTCCGGTCGCAACACCGCGGTCATCACCGCCGATGGGCTACCGACTCTGGTGCTCGACGGGTCGATCAACCACTTCGTGCCGGTCACCCAGCGCACGGCCGACCGGGCCGCGCGGATGGGCCAGATGTCCGTGCGCTACGCGGGTGGACAGGGTGGTTGGGGCATCGCCGAGTTCCTGCGGCCCCTCACTCCTCCGGCGCGCTGA
- a CDS encoding enoyl-CoA hydratase-related protein translates to MTSQQPAQPTYEEIDYRFDDGIAVISFNAPERRNALRNQMLYDLWDALDIADRDPAVRAVVLTGAGKHFCVGAELTGPDTLLQALEDDRAGQTPTGYREPGGRVSERLFDMRTPVVAAVNGDAVGGGASIMAAADVRIAGDKSRFGFVFTRRGVVPESASSWFLPRLVGVTRATDWVLSGRVFDAAEAYEAGLLTRVVAADAVLDEAMAYARVFVTETSPTSVALARRLLGRSWGHPTPRAAAEDESRVYASRLRTADVHEGVMSFLERRPAVFPPLDDHPADYF, encoded by the coding sequence ATGACCAGCCAGCAGCCGGCGCAGCCGACGTACGAGGAGATCGACTACCGCTTCGACGACGGCATCGCCGTCATCAGCTTCAACGCCCCGGAACGCCGAAATGCGTTGCGCAACCAGATGTTGTACGACCTCTGGGACGCGCTCGACATCGCCGACCGGGACCCGGCCGTGCGCGCGGTCGTGCTGACCGGTGCCGGCAAGCACTTCTGCGTCGGCGCCGAACTCACCGGACCGGACACGCTGCTCCAAGCGCTCGAGGATGACCGCGCCGGGCAGACCCCGACGGGTTACCGCGAGCCGGGCGGCCGGGTCAGCGAGCGGCTGTTCGACATGCGGACCCCCGTCGTCGCGGCGGTCAACGGCGACGCGGTCGGCGGGGGAGCCTCGATCATGGCCGCCGCCGACGTCCGCATCGCCGGCGACAAGTCCCGCTTCGGGTTCGTCTTCACCCGCCGCGGCGTCGTCCCGGAGAGCGCGTCGTCGTGGTTCCTGCCGCGGCTGGTCGGCGTGACCCGCGCGACCGACTGGGTGCTCTCGGGCCGGGTGTTCGACGCCGCCGAGGCCTACGAGGCCGGGCTGCTGACGCGCGTCGTCGCCGCCGACGCGGTGCTCGACGAGGCCATGGCCTACGCGCGGGTGTTCGTCACCGAAACCTCGCCGACCTCGGTCGCATTGGCGCGACGGTTGCTCGGCCGCAGTTGGGGGCACCCGACACCGAGGGCGGCTGCCGAAGACGAGTCCCGGGTCTATGCCAGCCGGCTGCGCACCGCGGACGTACACGAAGGCGTGATGTCCTTCCTCGAACGCCGCCCCGCGGTGTTCCCGCCGTTGGACGATCATCCCGCCGACTACTTCTGA
- a CDS encoding acyl-CoA dehydrogenase family protein, producing the protein MRRTLYTEEHEAFRKAFRAFIDHAAVPHVEAWEEAGTVDREFIRAAGEGGFLGFEFAPEFGGLGISDFRYNAVMTEEVVASGMVGDLFSMQNDIIVPYLRDLATPEQQQRWLPGFTRGECVTALGLTEPGAGSDLAAIKSTGRREGDHLVLNGQKTFITSGATCDLAIVLVRTGERDGRGTTFVAVENGTPGFERGRPMHKIGRKAQDTAELFFTDCRVPVTNIIGEPGRGFGCAIANLPRERLSIAVAAIASARQALELGLDHVRQRDAFGGPLAQLQSVRMQIAEMHTDIAVLGEYVDRCVLALNDGELTAAEAAGAKYKATELQWEVLDRVLQLFGGYGYIEEYPIARMWRDARIQRIYGGSNEVMKDLVGRAVVG; encoded by the coding sequence GTGCGTAGGACGCTCTACACCGAGGAGCACGAGGCCTTTCGAAAGGCCTTCCGCGCCTTCATCGATCACGCCGCGGTGCCGCACGTCGAGGCGTGGGAGGAGGCCGGCACCGTCGACCGCGAGTTCATCCGCGCCGCCGGCGAGGGCGGGTTCCTGGGCTTCGAGTTCGCCCCCGAGTTCGGCGGCCTGGGCATCTCCGACTTCCGGTACAACGCCGTGATGACCGAGGAGGTCGTGGCCTCCGGGATGGTCGGCGACCTGTTCTCGATGCAGAACGACATCATCGTGCCGTACCTGCGGGATCTGGCGACCCCCGAACAGCAGCAGCGTTGGCTGCCCGGATTCACCCGCGGCGAATGCGTCACCGCGCTCGGGCTGACCGAACCCGGCGCGGGCTCGGACCTGGCCGCCATCAAGAGCACCGGCCGCCGCGAGGGTGACCACCTAGTCCTCAACGGCCAGAAGACGTTCATCACCAGCGGAGCGACCTGCGACCTGGCGATCGTGCTGGTGCGCACCGGCGAACGCGACGGCCGCGGCACCACCTTCGTCGCCGTCGAGAACGGCACCCCGGGCTTCGAACGGGGCCGCCCGATGCACAAGATCGGCCGCAAGGCCCAGGACACCGCCGAGCTGTTCTTCACGGATTGCCGGGTCCCCGTGACCAATATCATCGGCGAGCCCGGGCGTGGATTCGGTTGCGCCATCGCCAATCTGCCCCGCGAGCGGCTGTCCATCGCGGTCGCGGCGATCGCCTCGGCGCGTCAGGCCCTGGAGCTGGGCCTGGATCACGTGCGGCAGCGCGACGCGTTCGGCGGCCCGCTGGCGCAGTTGCAGTCGGTGCGGATGCAGATCGCCGAGATGCACACCGACATCGCCGTGCTGGGCGAGTATGTCGACCGCTGCGTGCTCGCACTCAACGACGGCGAGCTGACCGCGGCCGAGGCGGCCGGCGCGAAGTACAAGGCCACCGAACTGCAGTGGGAGGTCCTGGACCGGGTGCTGCAGCTGTTCGGCGGCTACGGCTATATCGAGGAGTACCCGATAGCCCGGATGTGGCGCGATGCGCGCATCCAGCGGATCTACGGTGGATCGAACGAAGTCATGAAGGATCTGGTCGGACGAGCGGTGGTGGGTTGA
- a CDS encoding TetR/AcrR family transcriptional regulator codes for MSRSTATRADTVKATLRSSARGAQRTEQVARAAAHLFQEFGYQNVSIDRIGSAVGLTGPAVYRHFKGKHDILVHALMSQVKLLEELHSLSDQETADAQEQLQVLIAGLCDLTANGNEATLWRRERRHLGPDELELFRGYFTANQDMIAARIVQLRPEAGAHKADLLGFAVLTMFSNTPNIRGNLSAERLQELQAAMAWALIDCELPDADPAEKPLADPEHRQPAGRRERIIDAAARLFNEHGFYDVRIDDIAKASDMSTATLYQHMSGKTEVLRAVLERGAEGLLYVTADALAYATTPQEVLDALISTYIQQALGVYGRIMQILASDLLYLPEDEQAALRNTQREYVAEWVEAIAALSDSLSAADARALAQAAIAVVTDVSQDPRLRRRPGLADELTALVRAMVLPPDLT; via the coding sequence ATGTCACGATCGACGGCGACGCGCGCCGACACCGTGAAGGCCACGTTGCGCTCGTCGGCGCGCGGTGCCCAACGCACCGAGCAGGTCGCCCGTGCCGCCGCCCACCTGTTCCAGGAGTTCGGCTACCAGAACGTCAGCATCGATCGGATCGGTTCGGCCGTCGGCCTCACCGGCCCAGCCGTCTACCGCCACTTCAAGGGCAAGCACGACATCCTGGTGCACGCCCTGATGAGCCAGGTCAAGCTGCTCGAGGAGCTGCACTCGCTGTCGGATCAGGAGACCGCCGACGCCCAAGAACAGCTGCAGGTGCTGATCGCCGGGCTCTGCGACCTGACCGCGAACGGCAACGAGGCCACGCTGTGGCGCCGCGAGCGTCGCCACCTCGGACCCGACGAACTCGAGTTGTTCCGCGGCTATTTCACCGCCAACCAGGACATGATCGCCGCCCGGATCGTGCAGCTGCGCCCCGAGGCCGGCGCCCACAAGGCGGACCTGCTGGGCTTCGCGGTGCTGACCATGTTCTCCAATACCCCCAACATCCGCGGCAACCTGTCCGCGGAACGTCTGCAGGAACTGCAGGCGGCCATGGCGTGGGCGCTGATCGACTGCGAGCTGCCCGACGCCGACCCAGCCGAGAAGCCGCTGGCCGACCCCGAGCATCGGCAGCCGGCCGGCCGCCGCGAGCGGATCATCGACGCCGCGGCGCGGCTGTTCAACGAACATGGCTTCTACGACGTCCGCATCGACGACATCGCCAAGGCCTCCGACATGTCGACCGCCACGCTCTACCAACACATGTCGGGCAAGACCGAGGTGCTGCGGGCGGTGCTGGAGCGCGGGGCCGAGGGCCTGCTCTACGTGACCGCCGATGCGCTGGCGTATGCCACCACGCCCCAGGAAGTGCTGGATGCCCTGATCTCCACCTACATTCAGCAGGCGCTCGGGGTGTACGGCCGGATCATGCAGATCCTGGCCTCCGATCTGCTCTACCTGCCGGAGGACGAACAGGCCGCGCTGCGCAACACCCAGCGCGAGTACGTCGCCGAATGGGTCGAGGCCATCGCGGCGCTCTCCGATTCGCTGAGCGCCGCCGATGCCCGCGCGCTGGCGCAGGCCGCGATCGCGGTGGTCACCGACGTGTCCCAGGATCCGCGGCTGCGCCGGCGCCCGGGCCTGGCCGATGAACTCACCGCGCTGGTTCGGGCCATGGTGTTACCGCCCGACCTCACCTGA
- a CDS encoding phosphotransferase family protein — MTAVTEEGTQMSDGTSEFLAELAEALGAAVADGKPVELVEVDRRAEGNSWETYLVTAEWQGGSASYAVKREPLSGIVGSYDVAREVALLRAAAGLGLPVPGVIAHRVTEPGNRGFFVMERLIGAVPLPHNVTRQITDADDRAALGRRVAREMAKLHSAAPDSLHLPELDAAPAPGDTGRVENDLWRRTYEEVASIRIPILDLALAWLDHRADHVSGRVSLVHNDFRVGNLVVEPDNGALVGVLDWETAHFSDPVADLAWFFQRTSRGRSPLACKLLHVDEFVDEYAEAAGWRPEQQTLNWWAVQSLAKTAIGCLQAVAIFERGDRPELRYANMAHSVYYSLGWLNQMLRDGEWGS; from the coding sequence ATGACGGCGGTGACCGAGGAGGGCACGCAGATGAGCGACGGCACTTCGGAATTCCTCGCTGAGCTCGCGGAGGCCCTCGGCGCGGCGGTGGCCGACGGTAAGCCGGTCGAACTCGTCGAGGTCGACCGGCGCGCGGAGGGCAACTCGTGGGAGACCTACCTGGTCACCGCCGAGTGGCAAGGCGGTAGCGCCTCGTACGCGGTCAAGCGTGAACCCCTGAGCGGCATCGTCGGCAGCTACGACGTGGCCCGCGAGGTGGCGCTGCTGCGCGCCGCCGCGGGTCTCGGGCTGCCGGTGCCGGGGGTGATCGCGCACCGCGTCACCGAACCGGGCAACCGCGGATTCTTCGTGATGGAACGCCTGATCGGCGCGGTGCCGTTGCCGCACAACGTGACCCGACAGATCACCGACGCCGACGACCGCGCCGCCCTCGGACGCCGGGTGGCCCGCGAGATGGCGAAGCTGCACTCCGCGGCGCCGGATTCGTTGCACCTGCCCGAACTCGACGCGGCACCCGCGCCGGGGGACACCGGACGGGTGGAGAACGACTTGTGGCGACGCACCTACGAGGAGGTGGCGTCGATCCGGATCCCGATCCTGGATCTGGCGCTGGCCTGGCTGGACCACCGCGCCGACCATGTGTCTGGACGGGTATCTCTGGTACACAACGACTTCCGCGTCGGCAATCTCGTCGTGGAACCGGACAACGGGGCGCTGGTCGGCGTCCTGGACTGGGAGACCGCGCACTTCAGCGACCCGGTGGCCGACCTGGCCTGGTTCTTCCAGCGCACCTCGCGGGGTCGTTCGCCGCTGGCCTGCAAGCTGCTGCACGTCGACGAGTTCGTCGACGAATACGCCGAGGCCGCCGGGTGGCGTCCCGAGCAGCAGACCCTGAACTGGTGGGCCGTGCAGTCCCTGGCGAAGACCGCGATCGGATGTCTGCAGGCCGTGGCGATCTTCGAGCGCGGCGATCGACCCGAACTGCGGTACGCCAACATGGCGCACAGCGTCTACTACAGCCTGGGCTGGCTCAATCAGATGCTGCGCGACGGAGAGTGGGGATCCTGA